A single genomic interval of Halobacillus halophilus DSM 2266 harbors:
- a CDS encoding M20/M25/M40 family metallo-hydrolase, with product MNENRLDFLLELLQTPSPSSMEMEIQKRWIKEVKPFSHEVRTDHAGNAIAILNPEAEFKVLLAGHCDEIALVINRIDEQGYLHFDKMGGINPKAAVGMKVTILGYERTLTGVIGVNAQHHGGLKGDFGVDDLFIDCGAKSKEEIEKLVQIGDLAVYKRTPEVMMDRYIAGRGLDNRTGQFIVGEVLRRLSEKQVKVGVYAASTVNEETNMGGAFFAAAGIEPTMAIACDVTFATDYPGVNKNKYGDIQLDEGPVLAKGAPINRKINQLLEKTAKKLDMKVQYELTPRMTGTDADKMRLTGKGVPVSLVSLPLRYMHSPVETVSIKDIDEEIDLLVEMIASMTGEENLNPLED from the coding sequence ATGAATGAAAACCGATTGGATTTTTTACTAGAATTGCTTCAAACTCCCTCTCCTTCCAGTATGGAGATGGAGATTCAAAAACGCTGGATTAAAGAAGTGAAACCATTTTCTCATGAAGTCAGAACGGATCATGCTGGAAATGCTATTGCGATTTTGAATCCGGAAGCGGAATTTAAGGTACTGCTGGCCGGCCACTGTGACGAAATCGCATTGGTGATTAATCGAATTGATGAACAGGGATATCTTCATTTTGACAAAATGGGAGGGATTAACCCGAAAGCAGCTGTTGGAATGAAAGTCACGATTTTAGGTTATGAAAGAACGTTGACAGGGGTGATAGGTGTTAATGCTCAGCACCATGGCGGATTAAAAGGAGACTTCGGCGTCGATGATTTATTCATTGATTGTGGTGCAAAATCTAAAGAAGAGATAGAAAAACTAGTGCAAATTGGTGATTTAGCGGTTTATAAACGTACCCCTGAAGTTATGATGGATCGCTACATAGCCGGACGAGGATTGGATAATCGGACCGGTCAATTCATTGTAGGAGAAGTACTGAGGCGCTTATCTGAAAAACAAGTGAAAGTGGGGGTATATGCGGCGAGTACGGTTAATGAAGAAACCAATATGGGAGGGGCGTTCTTTGCTGCTGCAGGTATTGAACCAACGATGGCTATTGCCTGTGATGTCACTTTCGCTACAGATTATCCAGGAGTGAACAAAAATAAATACGGGGATATTCAGTTAGATGAAGGTCCTGTTCTGGCAAAAGGAGCCCCAATCAATCGGAAGATCAACCAATTGCTAGAGAAAACGGCTAAAAAACTGGATATGAAAGTGCAGTACGAACTCACTCCAAGAATGACAGGTACAGATGCAGATAAAATGCGTCTAACTGGCAAAGGTGTTCCAGTAAGCCTTGTATCTCTACCACTAAGGTACATGCACTCTCCGGTAGAAACCGTAAGTATTAAAGATATTGACGAAGAAATTGATTTGTTAGTAGAGATGATTGCCAGCATGACAGGCGAAGAAAATTTAAATCCGTTAGAAGATTAA
- a CDS encoding ATP-grasp domain-containing protein, whose translation MPRLNQETNSFKFTNQNDRKRLNGRQIGPLRINHERPERGSKVALIGWSVPSIEAMQQMGKSYIVVSHEDFKPYADQHNIPFFAWDFGKPSHYQEVYERSGDLFTQLVELDVGHTIPIFEETVEWSGALNARLRNDPNVFDHSILFRDKAMMKRRAHIGGLKVGVFEEVENKEEVKRFFRRVNQSLLKNHSQEPDPIHFKALNKAGAAGHRMIFSEEDIESKLTDESFPGLVESHLHGMEVSCEVFIHKGEIKFLNITEYVLLGYSSMVPPSAALEHYRPLIIEEVEKLVQAFDIQYGMIHPEFFITDQEEVYFGEVAYRIPGGHIFELIQKVYKFNPFGAHLLCCDPHTSQEELEKYVPKEPEADGHAGSFLVYPRKKTVSRVQIPPDMESHSSFDKHTLYKPTITKFQDTNEGYGNHWGTVFLHGNDSEEISQLLTDYVDYDFYI comes from the coding sequence ATGCCAAGGCTTAATCAAGAAACAAATTCATTTAAATTTACCAATCAAAATGATCGTAAGCGGTTGAACGGAAGGCAGATAGGACCGCTTAGAATTAATCATGAACGACCAGAGCGCGGCAGTAAAGTAGCATTAATTGGCTGGAGTGTGCCGTCAATTGAAGCTATGCAGCAAATGGGAAAATCATATATAGTGGTCAGCCATGAAGATTTCAAACCTTATGCGGATCAGCATAACATTCCATTTTTTGCATGGGATTTTGGAAAACCGAGCCATTATCAGGAGGTTTATGAACGATCAGGGGATCTTTTCACCCAATTAGTGGAGTTGGACGTCGGTCATACGATCCCGATCTTCGAGGAAACGGTAGAATGGTCTGGCGCATTGAATGCGCGCCTTCGAAATGACCCGAATGTATTCGATCACTCTATTCTCTTTAGAGATAAAGCGATGATGAAGCGCAGGGCTCATATAGGTGGGTTAAAAGTGGGCGTATTTGAAGAGGTAGAAAATAAGGAAGAGGTTAAACGTTTTTTCAGAAGGGTTAATCAATCACTGTTGAAAAACCATAGTCAGGAGCCTGATCCGATCCATTTCAAAGCGTTAAATAAGGCGGGAGCGGCTGGCCATCGCATGATATTTTCAGAAGAGGATATCGAAAGCAAGCTAACGGACGAAAGCTTTCCAGGGCTGGTAGAGAGTCATCTGCATGGAATGGAAGTTTCATGTGAGGTGTTCATTCATAAGGGTGAAATCAAGTTTCTGAATATAACAGAATATGTACTTCTCGGGTACTCCAGTATGGTTCCACCATCTGCTGCTTTAGAGCATTATCGCCCTCTGATAATAGAAGAGGTGGAAAAACTTGTTCAGGCGTTTGATATTCAATACGGCATGATTCATCCTGAATTTTTTATTACGGATCAGGAAGAGGTTTACTTTGGAGAAGTTGCCTACCGGATTCCAGGCGGTCATATATTCGAACTAATTCAAAAAGTATACAAATTCAATCCATTTGGAGCTCACCTTCTTTGCTGTGACCCTCATACTTCTCAGGAAGAACTTGAAAAATACGTGCCAAAAGAACCTGAGGCTGATGGACATGCGGGAAGTTTCTTAGTCTATCCCCGCAAGAAAACCGTAAGTCGTGTGCAAATACCACCCGATATGGAAAGTCATTCCAGTTTTGATAAACATACGCTGTATAAGCCCACGATTACGAAGTTCCAGGACACAAACGAAGGCTATGGAAATCATTGGGGGACGGTTTTTCTGCACGGGAATGACAGCGAAGAGATTTCCCAATTATTAACCGATTATGTGGACTACGATTTTTATATTTAG
- a CDS encoding YolD-like family protein produces MLPEHVEEIQNLRREDEQVEKADLDEQKLEEIEFALQRLRATTYQ; encoded by the coding sequence ATGTTGCCGGAGCATGTGGAGGAAATCCAGAATCTCAGGAGGGAAGATGAGCAAGTGGAGAAAGCCGATCTTGATGAACAGAAGCTGGAAGAAATCGAGTTTGCTCTACAACGACTAAGAGCGACGACTTACCAGTAG
- a CDS encoding thioredoxin family protein — protein sequence MNLEDWFQKGMTAQEYVDSMDKFQKDLIYIYEHFNISTEDYPFFEKLQKKDIRAVVLTEDWCGDAMLNVPIFLRLAEAGHIETHFLRRDENLELMDHYLTNGKSRSIPIIIFIDRDGEEICSWGPRAPELQTFLDDSIGSLPEKETKDYQEKQKQMLTFITKAYRDHQNFWHYVYKDMIRTLA from the coding sequence ATGAATTTGGAAGACTGGTTTCAAAAAGGCATGACAGCCCAAGAATACGTGGATTCAATGGACAAGTTCCAAAAAGATCTTATATATATATATGAGCACTTTAATATCTCTACAGAGGACTATCCTTTTTTTGAAAAACTTCAGAAAAAAGATATACGTGCCGTCGTTCTTACGGAAGACTGGTGCGGAGATGCGATGTTAAATGTCCCTATTTTTCTTCGATTAGCAGAAGCTGGTCATATTGAAACTCATTTTTTAAGACGTGATGAAAATCTTGAATTAATGGACCATTATCTTACCAACGGAAAATCCCGTTCAATACCGATCATCATCTTTATAGATAGAGACGGGGAAGAGATTTGTTCATGGGGACCTAGAGCACCAGAGCTGCAAACGTTTTTGGATGATTCCATCGGCAGCCTGCCTGAGAAAGAAACAAAAGATTATCAGGAAAAGCAGAAACAGATGCTTACTTTTATCACAAAAGCTTATCGAGATCATCAGAACTTCTGGCACTATGTTTACAAAGATATGATAAGAACATTAGCATAA
- a CDS encoding potassium channel family protein has product MQSLVRLYFQVPLFLRLLGTVIVMMTFFGMIIHWIEPRSFPTLFDGVWWAFVTGATVGYGDYVPLSALGKITAILLILTGGGLVTFYMATLSASTVKHEEALVRGQVDFRGSNHLVIIGWNERTRQLIDMMGFQGIQERIVLIDRTMHEFYRNLSYVHFIKGDATDEDILLKANLCEARMAVITADPSKREEQSDQSVIHQTVALKGHHPELFIIAEVLTDRQRINAERAGANTVIRSNDFMSSLFFHELYRNDPVQPFELLLDLLTTRQFHEEKVPENLEGQPIIQALEYFLKKSCQIIGIKKGKEVSFDLDGDMKLEKGDYLIVFSPLRQ; this is encoded by the coding sequence ATGCAATCCTTAGTTCGTCTATATTTTCAAGTACCTTTATTCTTAAGACTTTTAGGGACAGTCATCGTTATGATGACTTTTTTCGGTATGATTATCCATTGGATTGAGCCGAGAAGCTTCCCTACTTTATTTGACGGGGTATGGTGGGCATTTGTTACCGGGGCGACAGTAGGTTACGGTGATTATGTCCCGCTAAGTGCCCTGGGAAAGATTACGGCTATTCTGCTTATATTAACTGGAGGAGGATTGGTAACCTTCTACATGGCCACGTTGTCAGCCTCCACAGTCAAACATGAAGAAGCTTTAGTTCGGGGACAGGTGGACTTTCGTGGATCAAATCACCTGGTGATCATCGGGTGGAATGAACGGACAAGGCAGCTCATAGATATGATGGGATTTCAGGGAATCCAGGAAAGAATTGTTCTCATTGATCGCACTATGCACGAATTTTACCGTAATTTGTCGTATGTGCATTTTATTAAAGGAGATGCAACCGACGAAGACATTCTCTTAAAAGCGAATCTTTGCGAAGCTCGTATGGCAGTGATTACGGCAGACCCTTCTAAACGTGAAGAACAATCGGACCAATCCGTTATCCACCAGACTGTAGCTCTAAAAGGACATCACCCGGAATTATTTATTATTGCCGAGGTGCTGACTGACAGACAGCGAATTAATGCAGAAAGAGCTGGAGCTAACACGGTTATTCGATCAAATGATTTTATGAGCAGTCTATTTTTCCATGAACTTTACCGCAATGATCCAGTGCAGCCTTTTGAGTTGTTACTGGATTTATTGACGACCAGACAATTTCATGAAGAAAAAGTACCTGAAAATTTGGAAGGGCAGCCTATCATTCAAGCACTAGAATACTTCTTGAAGAAAAGCTGCCAAATTATCGGTATTAAAAAGGGGAAAGAAGTTTCTTTTGATCTCGATGGAGATATGAAATTGGAAAAAGGAGATTATTTAATCGTTTTCTCCCCGCTTCGTCAATAA
- a CDS encoding hotdog fold thioesterase: MEKLIKNTLMETLGMEIECAQAHYVQIRMPVDHRTHQPMGFLHGGASVALAESAASIGAYLNVNENEQQIFGIEINANHIKSIRKGHVIGKATPIHIGRNTMVWEVKILNEEQETISISRCTIGVVPVKNN, from the coding sequence ATGGAAAAATTAATAAAAAACACTCTAATGGAAACCTTAGGTATGGAAATTGAATGTGCGCAAGCTCATTATGTTCAGATCCGCATGCCTGTAGATCACCGTACGCATCAGCCCATGGGCTTTCTTCACGGCGGTGCAAGCGTAGCTTTAGCTGAAAGTGCTGCCAGTATAGGCGCCTACTTAAACGTGAATGAAAATGAGCAGCAGATCTTTGGTATCGAAATTAATGCTAATCACATTAAGAGTATTCGCAAGGGGCACGTCATCGGTAAAGCAACGCCCATTCATATTGGGCGCAATACAATGGTCTGGGAAGTTAAGATCCTGAATGAAGAACAAGAAACGATTTCGATATCCAGGTGTACCATTGGAGTAGTACCTGTAAAAAATAATTAA
- a CDS encoding IS3 family transposase: MKTEFICGETFETLEDLIKALFDDVHWYNNI, translated from the coding sequence ATTAAGACAGAGTTTATTTGTGGAGAAACATTTGAAACTCTAGAAGATTTGATTAAAGCTTTATTTGACGATGTCCATTGGTACAATAATATCTAA
- a CDS encoding N-acetylmuramoyl-L-alanine amidase codes for MPRLIALDDGHGIDTPGKRTPFIPEIGMSIHENEFNRAVVNFLKIELERCGFDTLLVAPTDVDTSLQQRTDLANSRNADAYISVHYNAFDGTFSGEDASGIEIFVYNGDLNNESGKLANAVAKYLREGTVQNFRGVKEENFHVLRETNMIAILTENGFMDNKREALLMIDRAFQMEVAVEHAKGICEYFNVAYVPAPVPGGTGFNDVPNDLYSATAIKRAKDLGLLEGYPNGNFGPNDSLKRGDFALVLMRLYDLLK; via the coding sequence GTGCCTAGATTGATAGCGCTAGATGATGGACATGGAATAGATACTCCTGGAAAACGAACACCTTTCATACCAGAAATCGGGATGTCAATTCATGAGAACGAATTTAACCGTGCGGTCGTCAATTTTTTGAAAATAGAACTCGAACGATGCGGCTTTGATACACTACTAGTGGCGCCTACAGACGTAGATACATCTCTACAACAGAGAACAGACTTAGCCAATAGTAGAAATGCCGATGCTTATATCTCTGTGCATTACAATGCTTTTGATGGAACATTTAGTGGAGAAGATGCTAGTGGTATAGAGATCTTTGTATATAATGGAGACTTAAATAATGAATCTGGGAAGTTGGCTAATGCGGTTGCTAAATATCTTCGAGAAGGCACTGTTCAAAATTTTCGTGGAGTAAAAGAAGAAAATTTCCATGTGCTAAGAGAAACCAATATGATCGCCATTTTAACCGAGAACGGCTTCATGGATAATAAAAGAGAAGCTCTGCTCATGATCGATAGGGCTTTTCAAATGGAAGTAGCCGTTGAACACGCGAAGGGGATCTGTGAATATTTTAACGTAGCTTACGTTCCAGCACCCGTTCCTGGGGGTACAGGATTTAACGATGTACCTAATGATCTATACTCGGCAACAGCCATTAAAAGAGCTAAGGATCTCGGTTTGCTTGAAGGTTATCCTAATGGTAATTTTGGTCCTAATGATAGCTTGAAGCGTGGAGACTTTGCACTTGTGTTAATGAGATTATATGACTTGCTAAAGTAA
- a CDS encoding Spo0E family sporulation regulatory protein-aspartic acid phosphatase, which yields MSDKKRLEEQIEETREKMYCAYMNNVDFLDVLIISQQLDCLLNKLEKLRKEKPSLWESEGNQH from the coding sequence ATGTCCGATAAGAAGCGATTAGAAGAGCAAATCGAAGAAACGAGAGAAAAGATGTATTGCGCTTATATGAATAATGTAGATTTTCTAGATGTTTTAATTATTTCTCAACAACTGGATTGCTTACTAAACAAATTGGAAAAGCTGCGCAAAGAAAAACCCTCACTCTGGGAAAGTGAGGGAAACCAACATTAA
- the ablB gene encoding putative beta-lysine N-acetyltransferase translates to MISGDFLSAGTLMEKSYFDVEPVSRRVKVYDLPDDVSGFIKELTQAAYKKDCDKLIFYVKTGSKEEADLQAHSCKIEGEIKGFFRGDDTRVYAKYLNPAREKKKEGNVIDYVKQLNHTSTAKTKKLMDGYTMKWGREENAEEMAELYQTAFAKYPTPIHNPDYIVDMMKDHVHFALIFKGEKLVSACSADVFPEYKAAEFTDCATLPEHRGKGLLSHQYPFLEDKAKELGIHTMFSYTRATSMGMNIVAAQQGFTYGGCMIQNSWIGTGLEDMNIWYKIL, encoded by the coding sequence ATGATATCTGGAGATTTTCTTTCTGCCGGCACCTTAATGGAAAAAAGTTACTTTGACGTAGAACCTGTAAGCCGAAGAGTTAAGGTGTACGATCTGCCTGATGACGTAAGTGGATTTATCAAGGAACTTACGCAAGCAGCCTATAAAAAAGACTGTGATAAGCTTATTTTTTATGTGAAAACTGGGAGTAAAGAAGAAGCAGATTTACAAGCACATTCCTGTAAAATTGAAGGAGAAATTAAAGGTTTTTTCCGTGGAGATGATACAAGAGTTTATGCTAAATATTTAAATCCTGCCAGAGAAAAGAAAAAAGAGGGAAACGTCATTGACTATGTTAAACAATTGAATCATACTTCCACCGCGAAAACCAAAAAGCTGATGGACGGTTATACCATGAAGTGGGGTAGAGAAGAGAATGCTGAAGAAATGGCAGAACTCTATCAAACTGCTTTTGCTAAGTATCCTACTCCTATCCATAATCCAGATTATATCGTTGACATGATGAAAGATCATGTGCATTTTGCGCTCATTTTTAAAGGTGAAAAGTTAGTTAGTGCCTGTTCTGCTGATGTATTTCCAGAATATAAAGCAGCAGAATTTACAGACTGTGCAACACTGCCGGAACATAGAGGCAAAGGTCTTTTATCTCATCAGTACCCTTTTCTTGAAGATAAAGCGAAAGAATTAGGAATCCATACAATGTTTTCCTATACGAGGGCAACTTCAATGGGAATGAATATTGTGGCTGCTCAGCAAGGATTTACTTATGGAGGGTGCATGATTCAGAATAGCTGGATCGGAACAGGACTGGAAGATATGAACATCTGGTATAAAATTCTATAA
- a CDS encoding ECF transporter S component encodes MMNPYTGQSSNLLKLIILALMGSISMVLMLLNFPLPILPQYLKVDFSEIPALIAAILFTPLAGVIVEGLKNTLYLIYTGAADPVGVVANFAAGVLFVVPAAMIYHKFKSTKSLVSGMVASSIIMAAGMSVLNYFLILPAYSWFMGWETMSANVKWITILAGILPFNAIKGIIIGALFVPLFIKLKPWIEQKSVRSSKAA; translated from the coding sequence ATGATGAACCCTTATACAGGTCAATCGTCAAATTTGCTTAAATTAATTATATTAGCTCTAATGGGAAGTATTTCTATGGTTTTAATGCTGCTGAATTTTCCACTGCCTATACTTCCTCAATATTTAAAAGTTGACTTCAGTGAGATCCCTGCACTGATTGCTGCTATTCTTTTTACTCCATTAGCCGGAGTCATCGTAGAAGGGTTAAAGAATACACTTTACCTCATCTATACAGGAGCTGCTGATCCAGTAGGGGTAGTAGCTAATTTTGCGGCAGGTGTCCTGTTTGTGGTCCCGGCAGCCATGATCTATCACAAGTTCAAATCCACAAAATCATTAGTATCCGGCATGGTGGCCAGTTCTATTATCATGGCGGCGGGAATGAGTGTACTAAACTACTTTCTCATTCTACCTGCATACAGTTGGTTTATGGGATGGGAAACAATGAGTGCTAATGTTAAATGGATTACAATTTTAGCGGGGATTCTTCCATTTAATGCTATTAAAGGAATAATTATCGGGGCTTTGTTTGTTCCTTTATTCATTAAGTTAAAGCCGTGGATTGAGCAGAAGAGCGTTCGATCTTCCAAAGCCGCGTGA
- a CDS encoding isochorismate synthase yields MLHTQAPQINEIIEKAINQAQERNEPQLISVVDQIEPSDPFQFLDAGTSINNHCLFWRSAEEDFTMVAVGSAYKMYAENENRFKEIQVMWDNIHQSALTYDEFNEKGTGIVALGGFSFDSKQNDQVPWEAFPDSQMTIPAFLLTNKGPESYLTTNVLIFPEDHKQQIITQLSNHRETLLRAGHKTFELPVRTNSEEIDPSGWKKSIEQATEDIKKGLLDKVVLARELRISFNDPVQLAAVIEALAATQPNSYIFAFESEGEYFVGATPERLAKLDKQHLVSTCLAGTIRRGKTKEEDVQLGEELLYDPKNRQEHQFVVEMIRQAVEACCYNVQIPKAPVLYPLKNLQHLFTPVTAVLEKGYTLLDVIEKLHPTPALGGMPQKKSVDYIRTNEKLNRGWYAGPVGWFDMHNNGEFAVAIRSALIKSDRASLFAGCGVVEDSDPDAEYEETDVKLKPMLSVLGGC; encoded by the coding sequence ATGCTTCATACACAAGCACCTCAAATAAATGAAATAATTGAAAAAGCCATAAATCAGGCACAAGAAAGAAATGAACCACAATTGATTAGTGTGGTGGATCAAATAGAGCCATCAGATCCATTTCAATTTCTGGATGCTGGAACTTCCATAAACAATCATTGCTTGTTCTGGCGAAGCGCTGAAGAGGATTTTACAATGGTGGCTGTCGGATCGGCCTATAAAATGTATGCGGAAAACGAAAATCGATTTAAGGAAATACAGGTCATGTGGGACAATATCCATCAAAGTGCATTAACATATGATGAATTTAATGAAAAGGGGACGGGGATCGTTGCGCTCGGGGGGTTTAGTTTTGATTCCAAACAAAATGATCAGGTTCCATGGGAAGCTTTCCCTGACAGTCAGATGACCATTCCAGCTTTTCTATTGACCAATAAGGGTCCTGAATCCTATTTAACAACGAATGTTCTTATATTTCCGGAAGATCACAAGCAGCAGATAATTACTCAATTATCCAACCATCGTGAAACTTTACTGAGAGCTGGTCATAAGACGTTTGAGCTGCCGGTAAGAACAAACTCAGAAGAGATTGACCCATCCGGGTGGAAGAAATCGATTGAACAGGCAACAGAAGATATTAAGAAAGGTTTATTAGACAAGGTGGTTCTCGCCAGAGAGTTGCGCATTTCATTCAATGATCCTGTCCAGCTTGCAGCTGTTATTGAAGCTTTAGCGGCAACCCAGCCTAATAGTTATATTTTTGCTTTTGAAAGCGAAGGAGAATACTTTGTAGGAGCTACACCAGAGCGCCTGGCAAAACTTGATAAGCAGCATCTTGTTTCTACTTGCTTAGCAGGAACCATTCGCCGCGGGAAAACGAAAGAAGAGGATGTGCAGCTGGGAGAGGAACTGTTATATGATCCAAAAAATCGGCAGGAGCATCAATTTGTTGTAGAAATGATTCGCCAGGCAGTAGAAGCCTGCTGTTATAATGTTCAGATCCCGAAAGCTCCTGTATTATATCCTTTGAAGAATCTTCAGCATCTTTTTACTCCGGTAACGGCAGTATTGGAGAAAGGATACACTCTGCTCGATGTCATTGAAAAGCTTCATCCAACTCCGGCTCTTGGCGGCATGCCACAGAAAAAATCAGTCGACTATATACGGACCAATGAAAAGCTAAACAGAGGGTGGTATGCAGGCCCGGTCGGGTGGTTCGATATGCACAATAATGGGGAATTTGCCGTTGCTATCCGTTCGGCATTGATAAAATCCGATAGAGCTTCCTTATTCGCAGGATGCGGTGTGGTTGAGGATTCAGATCCAGATGCAGAGTATGAAGAAACAGATGTCAAATTAAAACCGATGCTCTCGGTTTTAGGAGGATGTTAA
- a CDS encoding collagen-like protein translates to MNLKVKKYCGFCPIYHRKSTKCDCPPGPEGPAGPAGPEGLEGPTGPQGETGATGPQGPAGGVLDFADFFALMPPDNADTVAVGTDVSFPQDGPSSPGTGITRDNDSEFNLADIGIYQVLFQVSVTEPGQLILTLNGADLAYTVVGRATGTSQIIGMALVETTVINSTLTVRNPAGNATALTITPLAGGTRPVSAHLVITRYQ, encoded by the coding sequence ATGAATTTGAAGGTAAAAAAATACTGTGGTTTTTGTCCTATTTATCATCGGAAATCAACTAAATGTGACTGTCCTCCGGGTCCAGAAGGTCCAGCGGGTCCAGCAGGTCCAGAAGGTCTTGAAGGACCAACGGGACCGCAGGGTGAAACAGGGGCTACGGGCCCTCAAGGTCCTGCAGGTGGGGTGTTGGATTTCGCTGATTTCTTTGCTCTTATGCCGCCGGATAATGCTGATACGGTAGCTGTAGGTACTGATGTAAGCTTTCCTCAGGATGGTCCTAGTAGTCCTGGTACAGGAATAACCCGCGATAATGATTCTGAATTTAATTTAGCAGACATTGGGATCTATCAGGTGCTGTTTCAGGTAAGTGTAACGGAGCCCGGCCAGCTTATACTGACTCTAAATGGAGCAGACTTAGCGTACACAGTAGTGGGGCGAGCGACGGGAACGTCTCAAATTATTGGAATGGCGCTCGTGGAAACAACTGTAATTAATTCAACGTTAACGGTGCGGAATCCAGCAGGAAACGCAACTGCATTAACAATCACACCATTGGCAGGAGGAACGCGTCCAGTTTCCGCGCATCTTGTGATAACTAGATATCAATAG
- a CDS encoding 1,4-dihydroxy-2-naphthoate polyprenyltransferase: MSSVPNQNMKASLNEREGFQVWWRLLRPHTLTAAFVPVFVGTMLAAMEQPIKLGLFAAMLLASILIQAATNMFNEYYDYVRGLDNENSVGIGGTIVRDGISPRVVRSLAIGFFVMAGLLGVYICIASSWWIAVIGLVSMLFGYLYTGGPYPIAYTPFGELTAGFFMGTIIVGISYYIQRLTISWEVILVSIPVAIFVGAILLANNIRDRVGDADNGRRTLAILFGHKGSIRFLTVLFLIAYGLTIALIIFSILPYWSFITLFSVAKGYQAIQGFKGKSQPLEMMPAMVATAKTNTMYGILLGISLLLEISIPLG, encoded by the coding sequence ATGAGCTCTGTTCCAAATCAAAACATGAAAGCTTCCTTGAATGAACGAGAAGGTTTCCAGGTATGGTGGAGGCTGTTAAGACCTCATACCCTGACGGCTGCCTTTGTTCCTGTATTTGTCGGAACGATGCTTGCTGCAATGGAGCAGCCGATCAAGTTGGGGTTATTTGCCGCAATGTTATTAGCTTCTATCCTCATTCAAGCTGCAACAAACATGTTTAATGAATATTACGACTATGTAAGAGGACTGGACAATGAGAATTCCGTTGGTATTGGCGGTACAATTGTAAGAGACGGTATCAGCCCAAGAGTTGTACGTTCCCTTGCTATTGGCTTTTTTGTCATGGCTGGATTGCTAGGGGTATATATTTGTATCGCATCAAGCTGGTGGATCGCTGTTATTGGGCTGGTTTCCATGCTTTTTGGATACCTATATACGGGCGGCCCTTATCCAATTGCCTATACACCATTCGGCGAATTGACAGCTGGTTTTTTTATGGGAACGATTATTGTAGGGATTAGTTATTATATCCAGCGATTGACGATTTCATGGGAAGTAATTCTTGTCTCCATCCCCGTCGCTATATTTGTTGGGGCCATACTGCTTGCTAACAATATTCGCGACAGAGTGGGCGATGCTGATAACGGCAGAAGGACATTGGCTATCCTATTTGGTCATAAAGGATCAATCCGCTTTCTAACTGTCCTTTTTCTAATCGCCTATGGACTGACGATTGCGTTAATTATCTTTAGCATTTTACCCTATTGGTCATTTATCACCCTATTCAGTGTAGCGAAAGGTTATCAGGCAATTCAAGGGTTTAAAGGAAAATCTCAGCCTCTTGAAATGATGCCGGCAATGGTAGCCACGGCAAAAACCAATACAATGTACGGAATCCTTTTAGGGATCTCTTTGCTACTGGAGATTTCGATCCCTCTTGGATAA
- a CDS encoding TraR/DksA C4-type zinc finger protein has protein sequence MLTEKQKESFKQQLLEMKKEAEEELEEYKDDRLKNDYENDDTGEISSVADHPGNLGTDQFEREKEQTFYEKSREKLMEVNDALQRIEEDRYGLSEKSGEPIPVERLEAMPTARYRVDEMEDE, from the coding sequence ATGTTAACAGAGAAACAAAAAGAATCGTTTAAACAACAGCTTTTAGAAATGAAAAAAGAAGCAGAAGAAGAGCTCGAGGAATATAAAGATGATCGATTGAAAAACGACTATGAAAATGATGACACTGGAGAGATTTCAAGCGTAGCTGATCACCCGGGGAACTTGGGAACTGATCAGTTCGAACGAGAAAAAGAACAGACTTTTTACGAAAAATCCCGAGAGAAATTAATGGAAGTCAACGATGCTTTGCAACGAATAGAAGAAGACCGTTATGGATTGAGTGAGAAATCAGGCGAGCCTATACCCGTAGAACGTTTAGAAGCTATGCCGACAGCCCGCTATCGAGTGGATGAAATGGAAGATGAATAA